From one Burkholderia latens genomic stretch:
- a CDS encoding DUF938 domain-containing protein — MTGPAASHDSSARLSAPAAERNRGPILDVLRRVLPATGSVLEIASGTGQHAAHFAQALPGLRWQPSDPDAHARRSIAAWVAHAGLANLAEPLAFDVRDPVWPSAALDAIVCINMVHISPWACTEALFAGAARVLRPGGVLFLYGPYRREGRHTSPSNEAFDQQLRSRDPSWGVRDLEAVVALGLDLGLDCAEVVEMPANNLSVVFHRLPHAEQ; from the coding sequence GTGACCGGGCCCGCGGCATCGCACGATTCGTCCGCCCGCCTGTCGGCGCCGGCCGCGGAGCGCAATCGCGGGCCGATCCTCGACGTGCTGCGCCGCGTGCTGCCGGCAACCGGCAGCGTGCTGGAGATCGCGAGCGGCACCGGGCAGCATGCGGCGCACTTCGCGCAGGCGCTGCCCGGCCTGCGCTGGCAACCGAGCGACCCCGACGCGCACGCACGCCGTTCGATCGCTGCGTGGGTCGCGCACGCGGGCCTCGCGAACCTCGCCGAACCGCTCGCATTCGACGTGCGCGACCCGGTATGGCCGAGCGCGGCGCTCGACGCGATCGTCTGCATCAACATGGTCCACATCTCGCCGTGGGCCTGCACCGAAGCACTGTTTGCCGGGGCGGCACGCGTGCTGCGCCCGGGCGGCGTATTGTTCCTGTATGGCCCATATCGCCGCGAAGGCCGCCACACGTCGCCGTCCAACGAAGCGTTCGACCAGCAGTTGCGCAGCCGCGATCCTTCGTGGGGTGTGCGCGATCTCGAGGCGGTCGTCGCGCTCGGCCTCGATCTCGGGCTCGACTGCGCCGAAGTCGTCGAAATGCCCGCCAACAACCTGAGCGTCGTGTTCCACCGACTGCCGCACGCGGAGCAATGA
- the gndA gene encoding NADP-dependent phosphogluconate dehydrogenase: protein MGKQAIGVIGLAVMGRNLALNIESRGYAVSVYNRSREKTDELIAEFPGRNLVPTYTLEEFVASLETPRRILMMVKAGEATDATIASLKPLLEKGDVLIDGGNTHFTDTIRRNQELAQSGLHFIGTGVSGGEEGALRGPSIMPGGQRDAYDLVEPILKQIAAKAPSDGEPCVAYMGPDGAGHYVKMVHNGIEYGDMQLIAESYAVLKDVAGLTNDELGAVYTEWNQGELDSYLIEITSKIFAKKDDETGKHLVDVILDRAAQKGTGKWTSQNALDLGVPLPLITESVFARVLSSLKTERVAASKILSGPAAAPFAGDRAAFVEAVRRALYLSKVISYAQGFAQLRTASEEYGWNLDLGTIAKIFRAGCIIRARFLQKITDAYANDPALANLLLDPYFKDIAANYQASLRDVVVAAVQAGVPVPAFASAVAYFDSYRSERLPANLVQAQRDFFGAHTFERTDKPGSFHANWS, encoded by the coding sequence ATGGGCAAACAAGCAATCGGTGTGATCGGGCTCGCGGTGATGGGCCGCAATCTCGCACTCAATATCGAGAGCCGCGGTTACGCGGTGTCGGTGTACAACCGCAGCCGCGAGAAAACCGACGAACTGATCGCCGAATTCCCCGGCCGCAATCTGGTGCCGACCTACACGCTCGAGGAGTTCGTCGCGTCGCTCGAAACGCCGCGCCGGATCCTGATGATGGTGAAGGCCGGCGAAGCGACCGATGCGACGATCGCATCGCTCAAGCCGCTGCTCGAGAAGGGCGACGTGCTGATCGACGGCGGCAACACGCACTTCACCGACACGATCCGCCGCAACCAGGAGCTCGCGCAGTCGGGCCTGCACTTCATCGGCACCGGCGTGTCGGGCGGCGAGGAGGGCGCGCTGCGCGGCCCGTCGATCATGCCCGGCGGCCAGCGTGACGCGTACGACCTCGTGGAGCCGATCCTCAAGCAGATCGCCGCAAAGGCGCCGTCGGACGGCGAACCGTGCGTCGCATACATGGGCCCGGACGGTGCGGGCCACTATGTGAAGATGGTCCACAACGGTATCGAGTACGGCGACATGCAGCTGATCGCGGAGAGCTACGCGGTGCTGAAGGACGTCGCGGGTCTGACAAATGACGAACTCGGCGCGGTGTATACCGAGTGGAACCAGGGCGAGCTCGACAGCTATCTGATCGAGATCACGTCGAAGATCTTCGCCAAGAAGGACGACGAAACCGGCAAGCATCTGGTCGACGTGATCCTCGATCGCGCCGCGCAAAAGGGCACCGGCAAGTGGACGAGCCAGAACGCGCTGGATCTCGGCGTGCCGCTGCCGCTGATCACCGAGTCGGTGTTCGCGCGCGTGCTGTCGTCGCTGAAGACCGAACGCGTCGCGGCCAGCAAGATCCTGTCGGGCCCGGCCGCCGCGCCGTTCGCCGGCGATCGTGCGGCGTTCGTCGAAGCAGTGCGCCGCGCGCTGTACCTGAGCAAGGTGATCTCGTACGCGCAGGGTTTCGCGCAGTTGCGCACGGCGTCGGAGGAATACGGCTGGAATCTCGATCTCGGCACGATCGCGAAGATCTTCCGCGCGGGCTGCATTATCCGCGCGCGCTTCCTGCAGAAGATCACGGACGCCTACGCGAACGATCCGGCGCTCGCGAACCTGCTGCTCGACCCGTACTTCAAGGATATCGCCGCGAATTACCAGGCCTCGCTGCGCGACGTCGTGGTGGCCGCGGTGCAGGCCGGGGTGCCGGTCCCGGCGTTCGCGTCGGCGGTTGCGTACTTCGACAGCTACCGGTCGGAACGGCTGCCGGCCAACCTTGTGCAGGCGCAGCGCGACTTCTTCGGCGCGCACACGTTCGAGCGCACCGACAAGCCCGGCAGCTTCCACGCGAACTGGTCGTAA
- a CDS encoding DUF4148 domain-containing protein, whose product MKSLIATFAAAAVLAVPAVSFAQQNAPVTRAQVKAELSALQQAGYKLGSDRTDYPAGIQAAEARLNPQQNVAAADTSGYGAQPAGQQESGAPAVAKTGWQVKRVSDGAPVYKGR is encoded by the coding sequence ATGAAATCGCTGATCGCAACGTTCGCTGCAGCTGCTGTCCTCGCCGTCCCCGCCGTGTCGTTTGCTCAACAGAATGCGCCCGTGACGCGTGCGCAGGTGAAGGCGGAACTGTCCGCCCTTCAACAAGCCGGCTACAAGCTGGGCAGCGACCGGACCGACTATCCGGCAGGCATCCAGGCAGCTGAAGCCCGTCTGAACCCGCAACAAAACGTCGCCGCCGCCGATACGAGCGGCTACGGTGCGCAACCGGCCGGCCAGCAAGAGTCGGGCGCTCCGGCGGTTGCGAAGACCGGCTGGCAAGTTAAGCGCGTGTCGGATGGCGCACCGGTCTACAAGGGTCGTTAA
- a CDS encoding peptidoglycan DD-metalloendopeptidase family protein, with translation MRKTIPIHDALTRRLPQAVFVVAAAALTGCTMTPWTDNWQPVRPSPSTSAATPGVIAGYYRVNPGDTLAGIAAAYGQRVQDVASWNHMSPNDAVSPGQVLRVAPPPAATSLAQPPGATAQPGSLAWPATGSVVTPFSAGKTRGIVIAASGPDHSVRAAANGRVVYAGSGVKAYGPLVILKHENGLITAYGHNGKLLVNEGDAVRAGQPVAEMGTDASGRATFEFEVRQNGKAVDPLSFLPRNGG, from the coding sequence TTGAGAAAAACGATTCCGATCCACGATGCGCTGACGCGCCGGCTGCCGCAGGCGGTGTTCGTCGTCGCGGCTGCGGCGCTGACGGGCTGTACGATGACGCCGTGGACCGACAACTGGCAGCCGGTGCGGCCGTCGCCGTCGACGTCGGCCGCGACGCCCGGTGTGATTGCCGGCTATTACCGCGTGAATCCGGGCGACACGCTCGCCGGCATTGCCGCCGCGTACGGGCAGCGCGTGCAGGACGTGGCGAGCTGGAACCACATGTCGCCTAACGACGCCGTCTCGCCCGGCCAGGTGCTCCGCGTCGCGCCGCCGCCGGCCGCGACGTCGCTCGCGCAGCCGCCTGGGGCGACGGCACAACCGGGCTCGCTGGCATGGCCCGCGACGGGCTCCGTCGTAACGCCGTTCTCCGCAGGCAAGACGCGCGGCATCGTGATCGCCGCATCGGGGCCTGACCATTCGGTGCGCGCCGCGGCAAACGGGCGAGTGGTCTACGCCGGATCCGGCGTCAAGGCGTATGGCCCGCTCGTGATCCTGAAGCATGAAAACGGGCTCATCACCGCGTACGGGCACAACGGCAAACTGCTCGTCAACGAAGGCGATGCGGTACGCGCGGGCCAGCCGGTTGCCGAGATGGGCACCGACGCGAGCGGCCGTGCGACGTTCGAGTTCGAAGTCCGGCAGAACGGCAAGGCCGTCGATCCGCTGAGCTTTCTGCCGCGAAACGGCGGCTGA
- a CDS encoding Pr6Pr family membrane protein produces the protein MSKAFFVAAYRLIAALLAVSTTLHSVADYWHLPSFHLGNYLSYFTQLSSLYAAAMLVVGLSRVTRAGSARYESMRGAAVLYMLITAIVYELLLARLDALHHVTPAFNNWVLHRIVPLVVLCDWLYVEPRSPVPRRSAFAWLAFPVVYLGYTLVRGAVENWYPYPFVDPRPHGYLPVAIQCSVIALGAAGLALGIRWLGNHARQSATAQLKEG, from the coding sequence ATGAGCAAAGCGTTCTTCGTTGCGGCCTACCGGCTGATCGCCGCGTTGCTCGCGGTGTCGACCACGCTGCACAGCGTCGCCGACTACTGGCACTTGCCGAGCTTTCATCTCGGCAATTACCTCAGCTACTTCACGCAACTCAGCAGCCTGTATGCGGCGGCGATGCTTGTCGTCGGGCTGTCGCGCGTCACGCGCGCCGGCTCGGCGCGCTACGAATCGATGCGCGGCGCCGCGGTGCTGTACATGTTGATCACCGCGATCGTCTACGAACTGCTGCTCGCGCGGCTCGATGCGCTGCACCATGTCACGCCGGCGTTCAATAACTGGGTGCTGCACCGGATCGTGCCGCTCGTGGTGCTGTGCGACTGGCTGTACGTGGAGCCGCGCTCGCCAGTCCCGCGGCGCAGCGCATTTGCATGGCTCGCCTTTCCCGTCGTCTATCTCGGCTATACGCTCGTGCGCGGCGCAGTGGAGAACTGGTATCCGTACCCGTTCGTCGATCCGCGTCCGCACGGCTACCTGCCGGTCGCCATTCAATGTTCGGTGATCGCGCTGGGCGCGGCAGGACTCGCACTGGGCATTCGCTGGCTCGGCAATCATGCGAGGCAGTCTGCCACCGCGCAGCTTAAGGAAGGATGA